One window of the Thermasporomyces composti genome contains the following:
- the nuoH gene encoding NADH-quinone oxidoreductase subunit NuoH — translation MTAAPLAAPDLSSFGHDPWWVILIKAAGITVLLLVFTIFNVWYERRVVARMQHRVGPNVHGKFGLLQSLADGIKLSLKETIRPKGIDTVVYVLAPVISAVMAFTAFAVIPMGPEVSIFGHRTPLQLTDLPVGVLFVLAAASLGIYGIVLGGWASGSTYPLLGGLRSSAQMISYEVAMGLALVAVFLYAGSLSTSEIVAAQANGGQVEVLGLTLHLPSWYAIVLLPSFLIYLIAMVGETNRAPFDLPEAEGELVAGYMTEYSSMKFLLFFLAEYVNMVTVSALATTMFLGGWRAPWPISLWEGANQGWWPFLWFLAKVLAFLFVFIWLRGTLPRMRYDQFMQLGWKFLIPLALVWTIFVAVARASMNAGYQRPFLFVVIGFALVVFVGSVIWEEVAKRREGEEDVTARRTTDQAEFDPFAGGYPVPPMPGQKVPGLVPAAVTVSPSGAKAEDGTPGAQSEGSPEEDGRG, via the coding sequence ATGACCGCCGCTCCGCTCGCCGCGCCGGACCTGTCGTCGTTCGGCCATGACCCGTGGTGGGTCATCCTCATCAAGGCGGCCGGTATCACGGTCCTGCTGCTGGTCTTCACGATCTTCAACGTCTGGTACGAGCGACGTGTCGTCGCGCGGATGCAGCACCGGGTCGGGCCGAACGTGCACGGCAAGTTCGGCTTGCTGCAGAGCCTGGCGGACGGGATCAAGCTCTCGCTCAAGGAGACGATCCGCCCGAAGGGCATCGACACCGTCGTCTACGTCCTCGCGCCGGTCATCTCGGCGGTGATGGCGTTCACCGCGTTCGCGGTCATCCCGATGGGCCCGGAGGTGAGCATCTTCGGGCACCGCACGCCGTTGCAGCTGACCGACCTGCCGGTCGGTGTGCTGTTCGTGCTCGCCGCCGCCTCACTCGGGATCTACGGCATCGTGCTGGGCGGTTGGGCGTCGGGGTCGACCTACCCGCTGCTGGGCGGTCTGCGGTCGTCGGCGCAGATGATCTCCTACGAGGTGGCGATGGGCCTGGCGCTCGTCGCGGTCTTCCTCTACGCGGGCTCGTTGTCGACGTCTGAGATCGTGGCCGCGCAGGCGAACGGAGGCCAGGTCGAGGTCCTGGGCCTCACCCTCCACCTGCCCAGCTGGTACGCCATCGTCTTGCTGCCGTCGTTCCTGATCTACCTGATCGCGATGGTGGGCGAGACCAACCGGGCGCCGTTCGACCTGCCGGAGGCGGAGGGCGAGCTCGTCGCCGGGTACATGACCGAGTACTCCTCGATGAAGTTCCTGCTGTTCTTCCTCGCGGAGTACGTCAACATGGTCACCGTCTCCGCGCTCGCCACCACCATGTTCCTCGGTGGCTGGCGGGCACCGTGGCCGATCTCGCTGTGGGAAGGCGCCAACCAGGGCTGGTGGCCGTTCCTGTGGTTCCTCGCCAAGGTCCTGGCCTTCCTGTTCGTCTTCATCTGGCTGCGCGGGACGCTGCCGCGGATGCGGTACGACCAGTTCATGCAGCTGGGTTGGAAGTTCCTGATCCCGCTCGCGCTGGTCTGGACGATCTTCGTCGCCGTCGCCCGAGCCAGCATGAACGCCGGCTACCAGCGGCCGTTCCTCTTCGTGGTCATCGGCTTCGCGCTCGTGGTCTTCGTCGGATCGGTCATCTGGGAAGAGGTGGCCAAGCGGCGCGAGGGCGAGGAGGACGTCACCGCGCGGCGGACCACCGACCAGGCGGAGTTCGACCCGTTCGCCGGTGGCTACCCTGTCCCGCCGATGCCTGGGCAGAAGGTGCCCGGTCTGGTGCCAGCGGCGGTCACGGTGTCGCCGTCCGGGGCCAAGGCCGAGGACGGGACGCCAGGAGCCCAGTCCGAGGGTTCACCTGAGGAGGATGGCCGTGGCTAG
- the nuoI gene encoding NADH-quinone oxidoreductase subunit NuoI, with protein MAVASLKEQIWDPIAGFGVTFRTMFRKPVTYQYPFEKRPTAPRYHGRHQLNRHPDGLEKCVGCELCAWACPADAIYVEGADNTDEERYSPGERYGRVYQINYLRCIFCGLCIEACPTRALTMTNEYELADDSRAKLIYEKKDLLAPLLPGMEEPPHPMRLGDDERDYYLGAGLPGWSERDAGGAADADEDVESEAVRS; from the coding sequence ATGGCCGTGGCTAGTCTCAAGGAGCAGATCTGGGACCCGATCGCGGGTTTCGGCGTGACCTTCCGGACCATGTTCCGGAAGCCGGTCACCTACCAATACCCCTTCGAGAAGCGGCCCACGGCGCCGCGCTACCACGGCCGGCACCAGCTCAACCGCCACCCCGACGGGCTGGAGAAGTGCGTCGGATGTGAGCTGTGCGCCTGGGCGTGTCCCGCCGACGCGATCTACGTCGAGGGTGCGGACAACACCGACGAGGAGCGCTACTCCCCAGGGGAGCGGTACGGCCGGGTCTACCAGATCAACTACCTGCGGTGCATCTTCTGCGGGCTGTGCATCGAGGCGTGCCCGACCCGGGCGCTCACCATGACGAACGAGTACGAGCTGGCCGACGACAGTCGCGCCAAGCTCATCTACGAGAAGAAGGACCTCCTGGCCCCGCTGCTGCCGGGCATGGAGGAGCCGCCGCACCCCATGCGGCTCGGTGACGACGAGCGCGACTACTACCTCGGCGCCGGGCTCCCAGGATGGTCCGAGCGCGACGCCGGCGGCGCGGCGGATGCCGACGAGGATGTGGAGAGCGAGGCAGTTCGCTCATGA
- a CDS encoding NADH-quinone oxidoreductase subunit J, with amino-acid sequence MTVTFWVLAPIAVLAALGMVVARKAVHSALFLASVMICLALLYASLDAPFLFAVQVIVYTGAIIMLFLFVLMLVGVDASDSPVETLRGQRALAILGAIAFGALLLTGIGRVTFAEPVGLAAATSDGNIPALAALLFSRYVFAFEVTSALLITAALGAMILAHRERLTPKLSQKDLARLRFKEYAEKGRHPGQQPPPGTFARHNSIATPALLPDGSVAEGSVSRVLLARGVVPEPSRLTHTVLGLEQHTGRPRPRVLRGPDEPETTDRSDAGRDENGSASTSRDESTSSPAKGSEG; translated from the coding sequence ATGACCGTGACGTTCTGGGTGCTCGCGCCGATCGCGGTGCTGGCGGCCCTGGGCATGGTGGTCGCCCGCAAGGCGGTCCACAGCGCGTTGTTCCTGGCCAGCGTGATGATCTGCCTGGCGCTGCTCTACGCGAGCCTGGACGCGCCGTTCCTGTTCGCCGTCCAGGTGATCGTCTACACCGGCGCGATCATCATGCTGTTCCTGTTCGTCCTCATGCTGGTCGGTGTCGACGCCTCCGACTCCCCGGTCGAGACGCTGCGCGGCCAGCGGGCGCTCGCGATCCTCGGGGCGATCGCGTTCGGCGCGCTCCTGCTGACCGGCATCGGGCGGGTGACGTTCGCCGAGCCGGTGGGTCTCGCGGCGGCCACCTCCGACGGCAACATTCCCGCGCTGGCGGCCCTGCTGTTCTCCCGGTACGTCTTCGCCTTCGAGGTGACCAGCGCCCTGCTCATCACCGCTGCGCTGGGCGCGATGATCCTGGCCCACCGCGAGCGGTTGACTCCGAAGCTGAGCCAGAAGGACCTCGCGCGTCTGCGGTTCAAGGAGTACGCCGAGAAGGGTCGGCACCCGGGCCAGCAGCCGCCTCCGGGCACCTTCGCCCGCCACAACTCGATCGCCACGCCCGCGTTGCTGCCCGACGGCAGCGTCGCCGAGGGCTCGGTGTCGCGGGTCCTCCTTGCCCGGGGTGTCGTTCCCGAGCCGTCCCGGCTCACCCACACGGTCCTGGGGTTGGAGCAGCACACCGGCCGGCCGCGTCCCCGGGTGCTCCGGGGGCCGGACGAGCCGGAGACCACCGACCGGAGCGACGCGGGCCGCGACGAGAATGGCTCAGCGAGCACAAGCCGTGACGAGAGCACGAGCAGCCCTGCCAAGGGAAGTGAAGGATGA
- the nuoK gene encoding NADH-quinone oxidoreductase subunit NuoK, with the protein MTTTSYIVLSALLFTIGAVGVLVRRNAIVVFMCVELMLNAANLAFVAFARQTGNLDGQVVAFFVMVVAAAEVVVGLAIIMTIFRTRRSASVDDASLLKF; encoded by the coding sequence ATGACCACGACCTCCTACATCGTGCTGTCGGCGCTGCTGTTCACCATCGGCGCCGTCGGTGTGTTGGTACGGCGGAACGCCATCGTGGTGTTCATGTGCGTCGAGCTCATGCTCAACGCGGCCAACCTGGCGTTCGTCGCGTTCGCGCGGCAGACCGGCAACCTCGACGGGCAGGTCGTGGCGTTCTTCGTCATGGTCGTCGCGGCGGCGGAGGTGGTGGTCGGCCTGGCCATCATCATGACGATCTTCCGGACTCGTCGGTCGGCGTCCGTCGACGACGCGAGCCTGCTGAAGTTCTGA
- the nuoL gene encoding NADH-quinone oxidoreductase subunit L produces MTTSVSALVQAQEHAAQASGVFSLLWLIVAIPAVSAAVILLSGRAGRSWGHLLGCAAPIASFVLGVVMFGAMLGRDPDQRAVAQELYTFIPLAGYDVSVGLLLDQLSVCFVLLITGVGSIIHVYSIGYMADDERRKRFFGYLNLFVAAMLLLVLADDYLLLFIGWEGVGLASYLLIGFWLHKPSAATAAKKAFVVNRVGDVGLSVAIMLMIATFGTSSFEGVFAGIGEAGTGVATALGLLLLLGACGKSAQFPLQSWLLDAMEGPTPVSALIHAATMVTAGVYLVVRSNAIYDLAPTAQTAVVVVGAITLLMGAIIGCAKDDIKKALAGSTMSQIGYMMLAAGLGPVGYAFAIFHLLTHGFFKADMFLGAGSVMHGLHDEVNMRRYGALAKVMPVTYGTFAVGYLAIIGIPPFAGFFSKDKIIEAAFGTNVWVGLCTLVGAGITAFYMSRVMYLTFLGRQRWAKDAHPHESPTVMTVPLILLAALSVVGGVGLAYLGGGIVSWLEPVVGEEHPHLPMPVLALTALTLLVVLLGVAAAVVFVARREVPVEAPTKVSPITAAARADLYGDAFNEAVFMRPGQQLTRGLVAFDDRGVDGVVNGLAAFVGGLSAWVRRVQTGFVRSYALVMFGGAALVIAAMVLVRLS; encoded by the coding sequence GTGACCACCTCGGTGAGTGCTCTGGTGCAAGCCCAGGAGCACGCGGCACAGGCGAGCGGCGTCTTCTCCCTCCTGTGGCTGATCGTCGCCATCCCCGCGGTCTCGGCGGCGGTGATCCTGCTGTCCGGACGCGCCGGCAGGTCCTGGGGGCATCTGCTCGGCTGTGCGGCGCCGATCGCCTCGTTCGTCCTCGGCGTGGTGATGTTCGGCGCCATGCTCGGGCGAGACCCCGACCAGCGCGCCGTCGCGCAGGAGTTGTACACCTTCATCCCGCTGGCCGGCTACGACGTCTCGGTCGGCCTGTTGCTGGACCAGCTCTCGGTGTGCTTCGTCCTGCTCATCACCGGCGTCGGCAGCATCATCCACGTCTACTCGATCGGCTACATGGCCGACGACGAGCGGCGGAAGCGCTTCTTCGGGTACCTCAACCTGTTCGTCGCCGCGATGCTGCTCCTGGTGCTCGCCGATGACTACCTGCTGCTGTTCATCGGCTGGGAGGGCGTCGGTCTGGCGTCGTACCTGCTGATCGGCTTCTGGCTGCACAAGCCGTCGGCCGCCACGGCGGCGAAGAAGGCCTTCGTCGTCAACCGCGTCGGTGACGTCGGACTGTCGGTCGCGATCATGCTCATGATCGCGACGTTCGGCACCTCCTCGTTCGAGGGCGTCTTCGCCGGCATCGGTGAGGCCGGCACGGGCGTGGCGACCGCTCTCGGCCTGCTCCTGCTCCTCGGCGCGTGCGGGAAGTCCGCGCAGTTCCCGCTGCAGTCCTGGCTGCTGGACGCGATGGAGGGTCCGACCCCGGTGTCGGCGCTCATCCACGCGGCCACGATGGTGACCGCAGGTGTCTACCTCGTCGTGCGGTCCAACGCGATCTACGACTTGGCGCCCACCGCGCAGACGGCCGTGGTGGTGGTCGGCGCCATCACCCTGCTCATGGGCGCGATCATCGGCTGCGCCAAGGACGACATCAAGAAGGCGCTCGCCGGCTCCACGATGTCCCAGATCGGCTACATGATGCTGGCCGCCGGGCTGGGACCGGTGGGCTACGCGTTCGCCATCTTCCACCTGCTCACCCACGGCTTCTTCAAGGCCGACATGTTCCTCGGTGCGGGCTCGGTCATGCACGGCTTGCACGACGAGGTCAACATGCGGCGCTACGGGGCCCTCGCGAAGGTCATGCCGGTCACCTACGGCACCTTCGCGGTGGGCTACCTCGCCATCATCGGCATCCCGCCGTTCGCCGGCTTCTTCAGCAAGGACAAGATCATCGAGGCCGCGTTCGGCACGAACGTGTGGGTGGGCCTGTGCACGTTGGTCGGTGCCGGCATCACCGCCTTCTACATGTCCCGGGTGATGTACCTGACGTTCCTCGGACGTCAGCGGTGGGCGAAGGACGCGCACCCGCACGAGTCGCCGACCGTCATGACCGTGCCGCTGATCCTGCTGGCCGCGCTCAGCGTCGTCGGCGGGGTCGGTCTGGCCTACCTCGGCGGTGGCATCGTGAGCTGGCTGGAGCCGGTGGTGGGTGAGGAGCACCCGCACCTGCCCATGCCGGTGCTGGCTCTCACCGCGCTCACCCTGCTCGTGGTCTTGCTCGGTGTGGCGGCCGCGGTCGTGTTCGTCGCCCGGCGTGAGGTGCCGGTCGAGGCGCCCACGAAGGTGTCGCCGATCACCGCGGCTGCTCGCGCCGATCTCTACGGCGACGCCTTCAACGAGGCCGTCTTCATGCGGCCCGGGCAGCAGCTCACCCGCGGCCTCGTCGCCTTCGACGACCGGGGTGTCGACGGTGTCGTCAACGGTCTGGCCGCCTTCGTCGGCGGCCTGTCGGCCTGGGTCCGCAGGGTCCAGACCGGGTTCGTCCGCTCCTACGCGCTCGTCATGTTCGGGGGCGCTGCCCTCGTCATCGCGGCCATGGTCCTGGTGAGGCTGTCGTGA
- a CDS encoding NADH-quinone oxidoreductase subunit M, with product MTNFPWLTVIAALPAVGALVVALLPKGRDLLAKQTALAFSVLTLVLAVVMATGFDPADPAFQFVEEYAWIPAFGIHYAVGVDGIGLVLVLLTAFLTPVVVLASWNDADPGVGSPSGEQRVVPKRSVKTFFALMLALEALSLGVFAATDVFLFYILFEATLIPIYFLIGSFGGPRRAYAAVKFLIYSLVGGLLMLAAVVGLYVVSAQELEDGPSFLLSALAQLDIDPATQKWLFLGFFVAFAIKAPMWPVHTWLPDAAREATPGTAVLLVAVLDKIGTFGMIRFCLQLFPEASRWATPAVIVLAVISVIYGAILAIGQRDIKRLIAYTSVSHFGVIILGIFAMTSLGQTGATLYMVNHGLSTAALFLVAGYLIARRGSAEIGDFGGVDKVAPRLSGVFLFAILSGLSLPGLAPFVSEFLALAGTFRRYEVAAVIATLSIILAALYMLILYQRTMTGPTKPAVESMPDLRPREALAVAPLVVLLLALGLFPKPAIDVISPAVEQTMTRVGVTDPAPAVPVTAPSEGGK from the coding sequence GTGACCAACTTCCCCTGGCTGACCGTCATCGCCGCGCTCCCCGCGGTCGGGGCGCTCGTCGTGGCTCTCCTCCCGAAGGGCCGTGACCTGCTGGCCAAGCAGACCGCGCTCGCCTTCTCGGTCCTCACGCTGGTGCTCGCCGTCGTGATGGCGACCGGCTTCGACCCGGCCGACCCGGCGTTCCAGTTCGTCGAGGAGTACGCCTGGATCCCGGCGTTCGGCATCCACTACGCGGTGGGTGTCGACGGGATCGGGCTCGTCCTCGTGCTCCTCACGGCGTTCCTGACGCCGGTGGTGGTGCTCGCCTCCTGGAACGACGCCGACCCTGGGGTGGGTTCGCCGAGCGGCGAGCAGCGCGTGGTGCCCAAGCGCAGCGTCAAGACGTTCTTCGCGCTGATGCTGGCGCTGGAGGCGCTGTCGCTGGGGGTCTTCGCGGCCACCGACGTCTTCCTCTTCTACATCCTGTTCGAGGCGACGCTCATCCCGATCTACTTCCTCATCGGAAGCTTCGGTGGCCCGCGCCGCGCCTACGCCGCGGTCAAGTTCCTGATCTACAGCCTCGTGGGCGGTCTGCTCATGCTCGCCGCCGTCGTGGGGCTGTACGTGGTCTCCGCCCAGGAGCTCGAGGACGGGCCGTCGTTCCTGCTGAGCGCGCTCGCCCAGCTCGACATCGACCCCGCGACGCAGAAGTGGCTGTTCCTCGGCTTCTTCGTCGCGTTCGCGATCAAGGCGCCGATGTGGCCGGTGCACACCTGGCTGCCCGATGCGGCGCGCGAGGCCACGCCAGGCACGGCCGTCCTGCTCGTGGCCGTCCTCGACAAGATCGGCACGTTCGGCATGATCCGCTTCTGCCTCCAGCTGTTCCCGGAGGCGTCGAGGTGGGCGACGCCCGCGGTGATCGTGCTGGCGGTGATCAGCGTGATCTACGGCGCGATCCTGGCGATCGGCCAGCGCGACATCAAGCGGCTCATCGCCTACACCTCGGTCTCGCACTTCGGCGTCATCATCCTCGGCATCTTCGCGATGACGAGCCTGGGACAGACCGGTGCCACCCTCTACATGGTCAACCACGGTCTGTCGACGGCCGCGCTGTTCCTCGTCGCCGGCTACCTGATCGCGCGGCGCGGCTCGGCCGAGATCGGCGACTTCGGTGGCGTCGACAAGGTGGCGCCGAGGCTGTCGGGGGTGTTCTTGTTCGCGATCTTGTCGGGTCTGTCGCTGCCCGGGCTGGCGCCGTTCGTCAGCGAGTTCCTCGCGCTCGCCGGCACGTTCCGGCGGTACGAGGTGGCCGCGGTGATCGCCACGCTGTCGATCATCCTCGCCGCGCTGTACATGCTGATCCTCTACCAGCGCACCATGACTGGGCCGACCAAGCCGGCCGTGGAGTCGATGCCGGACCTGCGGCCGCGTGAGGCGCTCGCCGTGGCGCCGCTGGTGGTGCTCCTGCTGGCGCTCGGCCTGTTCCCCAAGCCGGCCATCGATGTGATCTCGCCCGCCGTTGAGCAGACGATGACGCGGGTCGGTGTCACCGACCCGGCGCCGGCTGTTCCCGTCACGGCTCCTTCGGAAGGTGGGAAGTGA